GCTTTTTTAACATCTCTTTCGTTGATTACAGTGGAAATATTTCTTTCAGAAGCACCTTGTGCAATCGCACGAATGTTTACGTTGTTTTTTCCTAAAGTGCTGAACATTCTACCGCTTAAACCTTGGTGATTTTTCATGTTTTCACCCACCAAAGCAATAATGCAAAGATCTTTTTCTACATAACAAGGGTCGATTTTGTTCTGAGAAATTTCGATTTCGAATGCTCTATTGATCGCGGCTTCGGCATTATCTGCATCCGAATTTAAAATTCCGATACAAATGGAATGCTCAGAAGAAGCCTGAGTAATAAAAATGACATTGATTTTTTCTTGAGATAATACTTCAAACAAACGTCTTGAAGAACCTGCAACTCCAATCATTCCTGGGCCTTCAAGGGTCAAAAGCGAAATGTGATCAATATGGCTGATTCCTTTTACGACAGTATCTTTTGAAAGAACAGTATCAGAAATTAAAGTTCCTACCGCTTCAGGTTCAAAAGTATTTTTGATTAAAATTGGAATGTTTTTTCTTAAAACCGGCTGAATTGTTGGCGGATACAAAACCTTGGCACCAAAATGCGACAACTCCATTGCTTCCTGATAAGAGATATTCGCAATTGGCTGTGCTTGTTTTACAATTTTTGGATTTGCAGTAAACATTCCGTTTACATCAGTCCAGATTTCCAATTGTGCTGCATCTAAAGCTCCTGCAATAATTGCTGCAGTATAATCTGATCCTCCGCGTCCTAAAGTCGAAGTGATTCCGTCTAAAGTCTGCGCGATAAATCCAGGTAAAATATTGATTCTAGATTTGTTTTCGGCAAAATATTCTTGAATTAGTTTATTTGAAACTTCAAAGTTTACCGCAGCTTTTCCGAAATTATTGTCTGTTTTGATCAATTCACGGCTGTCTTTGTAAACAGCATCTTTGTCAATTTGCTGATATGCCTGAGCAATAATAAATGACGAAAGCAATTCTCCAAAACTTAATATAGTGTCGGCAGTTCTTGGAGATAATTCTCCTAATAAGAAACAGCCGTCCAATAAAGTCTCTAAGTGATTGATAATTCTTTTTACATGACTTAAAAGACTGCTTTGCTCACTTACCGGAATTAATTCTTTAAGTGTGTCGAGATGTTTTTTCTCGATTTCAGCAACAACTTCTCTAAAGCTTTCATCGTTTGCCGCCGCTTTTGCTGCTGCAGACTGCAATAAATCGGTTACTTTGCTTAAAGCGGATACGACTACAACTAATTGATCCTGTTTTGCTTTCTGATTGACAATGTCAAGAACGAGTTTTATATTTTGAGCATTGGCCACCGAAGTTCCGCCAAATTTTAATACTTTCATTTTTTGATATTTTTTAATAAGGTGCAAAGATTTTAAGTAACAAAGGTTCAAAGGTTATTAACTGTGAACTGAAACTGAAAACTGCGACTTTTTTTTCTTTGTAAATGTTTTTTATGTATCCAATAACTCTCTTCTTTCAAGAAAAAAGTATAGATAACCTGGATTATATGTAAAAATGTATACCCCTAAGGGGTAGTAGTTGTTGTAGTAGAAATAATGGTAGCAGCAATTGCAACTCTAGTTGGAGTTGTCATTGTAGATTGATATTTTGTGCTGTTACTTTTCATTTTTGATTTTTCAAAAGTACAGATTTTTATAAGAGTTAAAAACCTAAAAAGGCTTTTTGCGAATATTTTAATAATTCAAATCCCAATAATTCATTATTGAGCATTTGTTAAAATTAAACAGGCTAAATTGAGGTTTTGACATATTTGGTATTCTATTTTTTATTGTTTTTCTTTTATAAAGAGTTGAATTCTAATTAAAAAATGATGAAAAAGCCATAAGAAAAGAGAAGTTTAGCTTTGAGAATAAATTAAAAGCATAGAATGGCTTTTGTTGAAATTTTAATTATTGTGATAAATTGTTGCTTTTTAATATTGATTTGTTGAATTTTGACGTCTTAAATTGAAAAACATCATGAGAGAAATCCATTATATAAGTACTGAAACGATTACTTTAGAAACACTACACGAGATTTTATCCAATAATAAAATGCTTGAATTATCGGAAGAAGCTAAAGTAAATGTGCAGAAATGCCGTGATTATTTAGATAAAAAAATGGAATCACATACAGCGCCCATTTATGGTATCAATACTGGTTTTGGTTCGTTGTATAGTGTGAAAATCTCAAATGAGAATTTATCTAAGCTTCAAGAAAACTTAGTGAAATCTCACGCTTGTGGAACTGGAGAAGAAGTTCCGTCTGAAATTGTGAAAATGATGCTTTTGCTGAAAATTCAATCTTTAAGCTACGGACATTCCGGAGTGCAATTGAAGACTTTAGAGCGTTTGGTTGATTTTTATAATAATGATATTCTGCCAATCATTTATACTCAAGGTTCACTTGGAGCTTCGGGAGATTTAGCGCCTTTAGCTCATATGTCATTACCTTTAATTGGAGAAGGAGTAGTGCTTTTTGAAGGGAAGAAAACAGCTTCTGCTGAAGTTTTAAAACATTTTAACTGGGAACCAATTGTTTTACAGTCCAAAGAAGGATTGGCTTTGTTGAATGGAACGCAGTTTATGAGTGCTTATGGAGCTCATATTTTGATTAAAGCTTATAAATATTCGTATTTGGCAGATTTAATTGGAACTATTTCTTTGGAAGGTTTTGATGGAAGAATCGAACCATTCAACGAATTGATTCATTATATACGTCCGCACAAAGGTCAGATTATAACAGCACAAAGAATTACTGAATTCTTAGAGGGAAGTGAAATTATTGCTCAAGAAAAGAAACATGTTCAGGATCCGTATTCTTTCCGCTGTATGCCTCAGGTTCACGGAGCTTCAAAAGATGCGATTGATTATGTTCGAAAAGTATTCAAAACCGAAATCAATTCGGTTACTGATAATCCAAATATATTCATAGAAGCCGATCAGATTATTTCTGGCGGGAATTTCCATGGACAGCCTTTAGCTTTAGCTTTAGATTTTATGGCAATTGCTTTGGCGGAATTAGGAAGTATTTCTGAAAGAAGAACCTATCAATTAATTTCCGGATTGCGTAATCTTCCAGCATTTTTGGTCGATAATCCAGGGCTAAATTCTGGTTTAATGATTCCACAATATACTGCAGCCAGTATTGCAAGTCAAAATAAACAATTGGCAACTCCAGCAAGTATTGATAGTATTGTTTCCAGTAACGGACAAGAAGATCATGTGAGCATGGGAGCCAACGGAGCTACAAAAGCCTTACGAATTTTAGATAATTTAGAGCGTATTTTGGCGATAGAATTGTTGAATGCTTCACAGGCAATTGCGTACAGAGAACCGCTAAAATCAAGCGATTTTATCGAAATGTTCTTAAGCAGTTACCGCGAAGTGGTGCCTCTGGTAAAAGAAGACAGAATCTTACATAATGACATAGAAAACACGGTGTTATTCCTAGAGAGTTTCCAAATAGAAAACGATTTGTTAACAATGGCTTAACATTGCAAAATATTATTGAAGTAATTTTGCACTATCAAAAATAAAACAATGTCAATAAACAGTATTTTCCAATTTTTAGTGCCGAAAGACAAAAAATTCTTTCCACTTTTTGAAGAGGCTTCTAGCAATTTAATTGAATTAGCTTCTAACTTACACGAAGCTGTAAATTTACCATTAAAAGAAAGAGAAATTCTTTTTCAAAAAATTGACGAATTAGAACAAAAAGGAGAAGACATTACCCGTCAGACTAACCTTGAGTTAAGCAGAAACTTTATTACTCCATTTGATAGAGAAGATATTCACACGTTAATTACTTCAATTGACAACGTTGCAGATTATCTTCACGGTGCATCTAGCCGTATGAGATTGTATCAAGTTGATAAGATTACAAAATCTATCAGAAAGATGACAGAAATCAACCTTGAAGCTTGTCAAAACATTGACAGTGCAGTAAAAGAGTTGAGAAACTTACAGAATTTTAAAGTTATTAAAGATGCGTGTGCTAGAATTAACAAACTAGAAAACAAATCGGATAACGTTTATAACAAAGCAGTTTTTGAAATTTTTGAAAACGAAACAGACGCTAAAAATATCATTAAATATAAAGAAGTGTTATCTGTTTTAGAATCAGCAACAGACAAATGTAAGAGTGTTGCGAACATACTAGAATCTATTTCTGTAAAACATTCTTAATTCAATTTTTCATTCTGAAGTTATAATCTTATGACTATACTTATATTAATTATAGTACTTGCCTTAATTTTTGATTACATCAATGGTTTTCATGATGCGGCAAATGCTATAGCGACTGTTGTTGCAACAAAGGTTTTGACACCTTTTCAGGCGGTAGTCTGGGCAGCATTTTTTAACTTTCTAGCGTATTGGGTTTTTGGATTTGGTGTTGCGGATACTGTTGCTAAAACAGCGGATACAATGCAAATTGATCTGGTGGTGATTTTAGCTGGTGTAATTGCGGCTATATGCTGGAACTTATTGACTTGGTGGTTAGGAATTCCTTCAAGTTCTTCACATACTCTTATCGGTGGTTTTGCTGGTGCGGCGGTAGCACATGCCATTGCAATTCATGGTTTTTCAGGTTATGTTGGAGCAGACGGAGCAACACATCATTGGTACGATATAGTGAGTTGGTATAAGGCTGGAAAAGATGGCGGAGTGCCTTCTGGAGTTATTATCATTATTGCTTTTATTGTTTTAGCGCCTTTGTTGGGAGCTTTGGCATCCTATTTAATCTCTATTTGGTTGTTAAATGCATCTCGTAAAAGTATTGGGCCAAAAATATTTACTATTGCATTAATGATTGCAACTATTTGGTTTGTTTACGTGCAAATGATTCCTTATGAGGAAATTATAAAAGATGGGCATAAACCTCGTTTTGCTTCTTCAGTTTTTTGGAGTGTTGCTTTAGAGCCTCATAATATAAAATGGCTTTTGGTTGCATTTATTGTATTGACGGTAAGTGGTTTTTGTTTGATTTTTAGCAGTTTGAATCTTCATCAAGCAGATGCTGCTTTGAAAAAAATGCAATTACTATCTTCTGCGGCTTTTAGTTTAGGACATGGAGGAAATGATTCGCAAAAAGTAATGGGTATTATCGCAGCAGCGGTTGTTGTTTATATTAATACAAATCCAGGTGTTCACATGGATCCTTGGTTAGATGTAGTTCTTCCTTCTGAAGACGGAGCTTTTAAAATGCCACCTTGGATTCCGTTAGCATGTTATTCTGCCATTGCAGCAGGAACTTTAAGTGGTGGATGGAAAATTGTGAAAACAATGGGATCTAAAATTACAAAAGTAAGTTCGTTTGAAGGAGTTGCCGCTGAAACAGCTGGTGCTTTGACACTTTACTTTACAGAACACTTAAAAATTCCGGTAAGTACAACACATACTATCACAGGATCTATTATTGGAGTTGGATTAACAAAACGTGTTTCTGCCGTAAGATGGGGAGTTACCGTTAGTTTAATCTGGGCTTGGATCTTAACTATTCCAATTTCAGCTTTATTGGCAGGTTTGGTTTATTTTATTCTAAGTGTATTTATTTAGTAAAATGATTATGGTAAAATGTTAGATCTGAATCGCATTTTTATCTAGATATTTAAAAGCCGATTTCTTTTTGAAATCGGCTTTTTTGTTTTTGTAATATTATAAATTTTGTAGATTCTTGCGATTGTGTTTTCGTTTGTAATGTGTCTGTTTAAGATGCTTTTGATCTGCAGAAATTATACTTATTGTTCCGTCAATTTCCAGCATGGCAAGTTTGACATCGGTAAGGTGTTCTAAACCATGTTCTCGTACCGCTTCTTTTAATTCGTCATGCGAGATGTCTAATCTGCTTAAGGCTTTGAAATCTAGTTTTCCATCATGGATTAAAACTTCAGGTTTGTCAAGTAATAAATTGCTTATAGTTTTAGAGTTGCGGGTTAATTTTTTAATTGCAAAATTGATTACGAATAAAACCAGTGCTGCAACCAATCCGCCAAGAAGGCTCGTATCTGGGCCAACCATTGCATTTTGAACTGAGTTGCTAATTAGTAAAATTAGAATAATATCGGCAGTGTTTAATTGTGAAAGTTCTTTTTTGCCGAATATTCGTAAAGCAATCGTCATGAAAAAATAGACAGCTGCACTTCTGATGATTATATCTAAATAAGGAAATTGAATCATTTTACTATTTTTGTTTTATTAAAGTTAAATAAAAAAGCTTTGCCAAAGTTTTAAACTTCGGCAAAGCTTCTAAATTATGAATCGATAATTAAGTTTAAATGAACTTAGTTATAATTTGAAATTCTTTTCAATCGCTCTAATCATTTCTCCAGCAACATCTTTATTGGTTGCACCTTCGATGCCTTCTAGGCCTGGAGAAGAGTTTACTTCTAATAATAAAGGACCTTTGGAAGAACGGATAATATCAACACCAGCCACTTTTAAATCCATTGCTTTTGCTGCTTTAATGGCGATCTTTTTTTCTTCTGGAGTTACTTTTATCACAGATGCGGTTCCGCCCAAATGAATATTAGCTCTGAATTCGCCTGGCATGGCTTCACGCTGAATTGCGGCAACCACTTTTCCGTCAATCACAAAACAACGAATATCTTTTCCGTTAGCTTCTTTGATGAATTCCTGAACTAAAATGTTAGCATTTAAACTTTTGAATGCATTGATAACACTTTCTGCGGCTTTTTTAGTTTCAGCTAGAACAACCCCTTTTCCTTGTGTGCCTTCTAATAATTTTACAATTAGAGGCGAACCTCCAACCATCTTGATTAAGTTGTCTGTATCAAGCGGAGAATTAGCAAATCCTGTAGTTGGAATATCTATGCCGCTGTTTAGTAATAGCTGTAAAGAATATAATTTATCTCTCGATTGCGTAATTGCTGTAGCTGAATTCAGAACAAAAACCTTCAAAGCTTCAAACTGACGCGTTAAAGCACAGCCATAAAAAGTAATGCTTGGTCTGATTCTCGGGATAATAGCATCAAACTCGTTTAGGATTTTTCCGCCTCTGTAGTGAATTTCAGGTTTTTTGGCGTCCAATTTCATATAGCATTCTTTGATATTTAAGAAATGCATTTCGTGCCCGCGCATTTCGCCGGCTTCCATGATTCTTTTGTTGCTGTATAATTCAGGATTGCTGGCTAAAAGGCCAATTCGTAAACCTGTTTTTGCTTTTTCTGAATTTTGATATAATTCTTTAAGGGATTCAGGAGTAGGCTGTCCTAAAAGGTATTTTTGCTCTGGATCAACCAAAACCCTTCCACTCATGGCTTCGCGTCCTAAAAGCATTCTAAATCCCATAGAATCGCGGTTAGTCAAAGTCATTTCGATTGGCCATTTAGTATCGCCAATTTTTAAACTGGTTTGAATCACATAACGATGTTCTCTAAAACCGCTTGAGCTTTTAACGATTCGTTTGTCAACCAAAGGTGCTTCACAATGAATAATAGTTTTAATATTATTCTGAATTGGATTAATGTCGAATTTAACCCAATTGGCATCATTTTTTATAAAAGGAGCTATGTTTAAAGCGTGCATTGCCGAAGTTTTAGCGCCGGAATCAACACGAGCTTTGATTGTCGGGATTCCAAGTTCTGGAAATGAGCACCATTCTTCACTGCCTAAAATGACTTTGTTTTGAAGCATATGTTTTTATTTAGTTTTATGATCTGTTGGCTGTAATTATTTTAAACGCATAGAAGCATAGTATTTGAAACTGCGTAAAAGGCGTTTCACTTGTATAAATTCACATAGTTTGCTATGTGTTAGAAACTAGTTTCTTTCGATTTTCCTTTCTTTAGTAAAGTAAAAATCTATGTTTCTATGTGTTTAAATGTTTTTTTTAATTTCACTACCCAACAGGTTTTGTTATAGAATTTAAATCCAAAAATAGCTATTTGCTTTTATTAAAGATAGTGATTTTTACAAAAAAAATACCCGTTAAGTTAGGAAAACGTAACGGGTAGGTTATTTCTGTTATAAATTTTAACTAATTTATTGATTCGTCGGCTCTTCGGCTTTGTGGATTTCAACTGATAATTCTTGAGAATCATCTTTTAAGTCCATTAAGATTTCATCGCCTGAATGTATTTTTGAAGTGATGATTTCTTCAGCTAACAAATCTTCAACATATTTCTGGATTGCTCTTTTCAGCGGTCGAGCTCCAAACTGCTTATCAAAACCTTTTTCAGCAATAAATGCTTTTGCTTTTTCTGTTAAGCTTAGTTTGTATCCTAACTCTGCAATACGAGAATATAGTTTTTTCAATTCGATTTCGATAATCAAATCGATATCAGCTTTTTCTAGTGCGTTGAATACAATTACGTCATCAATTCTGTTTAAGAATTCAGGAGCAAAAGTTTTCTTCAATGCATTTTCGATAATGCTTTTTGAATTTTCATCAGCTTGAGCTGTTCTTGCAGCAGTACCAAATCCAACACCTTGTCCGAAATCTTTTAACTGACGAGCACCAACGTTAGATGTCATGATGATGATCGTGTTTTTAAAGTCAATTTTACGACCTAAACTATCAGTCAAATATCCGTCATCTAAAACCTGAAGCATCATATTGAATACATCTGGGTGTGCTTTTTCGATCTCATCTAAAAGTACCACACAGTATGGTTTTCTGCGAACTTTTTCAGTTAATTGACCGCCTTCTTCGTACCCGACATATCCTGGAGGCGCTCCAACTAAACGAGAAATCGCAAATTTCTCCATGTATTCACTCATGTCAATACGAACTAAAGCATCTTCAGAATCAAATAATTCTTTTGCTAATACTTTAGCTAATTGTGTTTTACCAACACCAGTCTGACCTAAGAATATGAATGAACCAATTGGTTTATTAGGGTCTTTAAGTCCGGCTCTGTTGCGTTGAATAGAACGTGCAATTTTAAGAACTGCTTCGTTTTGACCAATTACTTTGTTCTGAATTAATTCAGGTAATTGAGCTAATTTATTGCTTTCTGTCTGTGCAATTCTATTAACAGGAATTCCAGTCATCATCGAAACAACATCGGCTACATTATCTTCTGTAACTTCAATTCGGTTGTTTTTAGAATCTTCTTCCCATTGTTCTTGTGCGATAGCTAAATCTTTTTCGATACGTTTTTCATCGTCGCGAAGTTTTGCTGCTTCTTCATATTTTTGTTTTTTAACAACCATATTTTTAAGCTCACGAACTTCTTCCAATTGACGCTCTAAATCCAAAATCTGTTTTGGAACATCAATGTTGGTGATATGAACACGTGATCCGGCTTCGTCCATAGCATCAATAGCTTTGTCTGGTAAGAAACGCTCAGACATATATCTGTTCGTTAATTTAACGCAGGCTTCGATAGCTTCTGGAGTATAAGTTACGTTATGGTGATCTTCGTATTTGTCTTTTACGTTGTTCAAAATAGCGATCGTTTCTTCAACAGATGTTGGTTCAACAATAACTTTTTGGAAACGTCTTTCTAAAGCACCGTCTTTCTCAATATATTGTCTGTACTCATCAAGAGTAGTAGCACCAATACATTGAATTTCTCCTCTAGCTAAAGCAGGTTTGAACATGTTTGAAGCATCAAGTGAACCTGTCGCTCCTCCAGCACCTACAATAGTATGGATTTCATCAATAAAAAGAATAATATCATCGTTTTTCTCCAGCTCGTTCATTACGGCTTTCATTCTTTCTTCAAACTGTCCTCTGTATTTTGTTCCAGCAACTAAACTTGCTAGATCTAGAGTTACAACACGTTTGTTGAAAAGGATACGAGATACTTTCTTTTGAATAATACGTAAGGCAAGTCCTTCTGCGATAGCAGATTTACCAACCCCAGGTTCTCCAATAAGAAGTGGATTGTTCTTTTTTCTACGGCTTAGAATTTGTGAAACACGTTCAATTTCTTTTTCGCGTCCTACAACTGGATCTAGTTTTCCTTCTTCGGCCATTTCTGTTAAATCTCTCCCAAAATTATCTAAAACTGGAGTCTTAGATTTTTTGTTTGACTTATTGGCGGGATTATTAAAACTACTTTCTTTTAGACTGTCATCTTGTCCTGAATCGTCATTATACGATTCGTTTCTTGGCAAGTTTTCTAAGAATTCTTCTTCGTTTGGAGTCATATTTAAATACTGTTCTTTAGCTACATCATAATCTATTTTTAGTTTATTCAGTAACTTGGTTGTTGGATCGTTTTCGTTGCGTAAGATACATAACAGCAGGTGTGCCGTGCTTATTGATGAACTTTGAAATACTTTTGCTTCAAGAAAAGTGGTCTTCAGGGCTCTTTCGGCCTGTCGGGTAAGATGAAGGTTTTTCTTTTCTGCATTTACTTCAACGCTCAGGTTAGCAGGGCTCAGTATTTCTACCTTTCTGCGTAAATGATCTAAATCGACTGCTAGGTTATTAAGTATATGAATAGCTTTTCCGTTACCATCTCTTAAAATGCCCAGCATGAGATGTTCAGTACCAATAAAGTCGTGGCCCAAACGTAGTGCCTCTTCCTTACTATACGTAATAACATCTTTTACTCTTGGTGAAAAATTATCATCCATAATATATAATTGGTATTGTAAATTTAGTGAATTACTGTTTTAAAAACAAAAACCGTACCTGTCAAGATCTCCTGACAGCTAATAGACGAAAAAAAAGAGAATAAAAGCGTTAAAAAACGCTTAATTTATTAACTAAAAGCCAAAATAAAGTTGTTAATAAATCATTTAAATAAGTGTAAGGAAATAGCTGAAAAAATTTTAAAAAAACGTATCTTGGCACGCTTTGAAACTATTATAATTATTTAATATAACAACTTATGTCTGAAGGAGAAAAGTTAATTCCTATTAACATTGAAGATGAAATGAAATCAGCTTACATCGATTATTCGATGTCTGTAATTGTATCAAGAGCACTTCCTGATGTTAGAGATGGCTTGAAACCAGTGCATCGAAGAGTTCTTTATGGAATGTATGATTTGGGAGTAACTTCAAGATCTGCCCATAAAAAATCTGCAAGAATCGTGGGAGAGGTTCTGGGTAAGTACCACCCGCACGGAGATACCTCTGTTTACGACGCAATGGTTCGTATGGCTCAAGAGTGGAGTATGCGATATTTATTAGTTGATGGTCAAGGTAACTTTGGATCTGTCGATGGAGATAGTCCAGCAGCAATGCGTTATACTGAGGCTAGAATGCGCAAAATTTCTGAGGAAATTATGGCGGATATCGAAAAAGAAACTGTTGATTTTCAGCTAAATTTTGACGATACCTTATATGAACCAAAAGTAATGCCTACAAAAGTTCCTACTTTATTAGTAAATGGAGCAACAGGTATTGCAGTTGGTATGGCAACTAATATGCCACCACACAATTTAACTGAAGTTATCAATGGTACTTTAGCGTACTTAGATAATAATGATATTGAAGTTGACGAATTAATGACGCATATTAAAGCACCAGATTTTCCAACTGGTGGTGTAATATATGGTTATGAAGGTGTTCGTGAAGCTTTTAAAACCGGTAGAGGACGTATTGTAATGCGTGCGAAAGTTGGTTTTGAAGAAGTGGATGGAAGAGAATGTATCATTGTTACAGAAATCCCTTATCAAGTTAACAAAGCCGAAATGATTAAACGTACGGCTGATTTAGTTAACGAGAAAAAAATTGAAGGTATTGCGAATATCCGTGACGAATCGGATAGAAATGGTATGCGTATCGTTTACATCTTAAAACGTGATGCTACGCCAAACGTAGTTTTAAATACCTTATATAAGTATACTTCATTACAATCTTCTTTTAGTGTAAATAACATTGCATTAGTAAAAGGTCGCCCACAAATGTTGAATCTGAAAGATATGATTCATTATTTTATTGAGCACCGTCACGAAGTAGTCGTTAGAAGAACGCAGTTTGAATTGCGTAAAGCAGAAGAAAGAGCTCATATTTTAGAAGGTTTAATCATTGCTTCTGATAATATTGATGAAGTAATTGCGTTAATTAGAGGATCTAAAAATACTGATGAGGCAAGAGAAAAATTAATCGAAAGATTTAAGCTTTCTGATATTCAAGCTCGTGCAATTGTTGAAATGCGTTTACGTCAGTTAACAGGTCTGGAGCAGGATAAGTTAAGAGCTGAGTATGATGAATTGATGAAATTAATTGAGCATTTAAAAGCTTTATTAGCAGACATTAATTTAAGAACAGATTTAATTAAAGAAGAGCTGACTGAAATTCGCGACAAATACGGTGATGATCGTCGTTCTCAAATTGAATATTCTGGAGGAGATGTAAGTATAGAAGATTTGATTGCTGATGAGAATGTAGTTATTACAATTTCACATGCTGGTTACATCAAACGTACAAACCTTACAGAATACAAAACACAAAATAGAGGTGGA
This portion of the Flavobacterium panacagri genome encodes:
- the thrA gene encoding bifunctional aspartate kinase/homoserine dehydrogenase I gives rise to the protein MKVLKFGGTSVANAQNIKLVLDIVNQKAKQDQLVVVVSALSKVTDLLQSAAAKAAANDESFREVVAEIEKKHLDTLKELIPVSEQSSLLSHVKRIINHLETLLDGCFLLGELSPRTADTILSFGELLSSFIIAQAYQQIDKDAVYKDSRELIKTDNNFGKAAVNFEVSNKLIQEYFAENKSRINILPGFIAQTLDGITSTLGRGGSDYTAAIIAGALDAAQLEIWTDVNGMFTANPKIVKQAQPIANISYQEAMELSHFGAKVLYPPTIQPVLRKNIPILIKNTFEPEAVGTLISDTVLSKDTVVKGISHIDHISLLTLEGPGMIGVAGSSRRLFEVLSQEKINVIFITQASSEHSICIGILNSDADNAEAAINRAFEIEISQNKIDPCYVEKDLCIIALVGENMKNHQGLSGRMFSTLGKNNVNIRAIAQGASERNISTVINERDVKKALNTLHENFFEENTKQLNLFVMGVGNVGEKFIEQIHSQKKFLKDNLKINVRVIALSNSRKMLFDEDGISLKNWDTALSEGQNADIETFIKRAKELNLRNSIFVDITANATVSEAYEKFLKESIAVVTCNKIACSSAYDNYKKLKSLSRQYNAPFLFETNVGAGLPIIDTVKNLIASGDKVHKIQAVLSGSLNFIFNNFDKDNSFHDVVKEAGVQGFTEPDPKIDLSGIDVARKILILIRESGYEMDIDAIANESFLPADCLATTNNEDFFASLIKHASHFEGIYNEALAKDSRLKYVAQFENGKASVGLQFIPKDHPFYNLEGKDNIVLFYTDRYVDQPLLIKGAGAGAAVTASGIFADVIRIGNV
- the hutH gene encoding histidine ammonia-lyase, with the protein product MREIHYISTETITLETLHEILSNNKMLELSEEAKVNVQKCRDYLDKKMESHTAPIYGINTGFGSLYSVKISNENLSKLQENLVKSHACGTGEEVPSEIVKMMLLLKIQSLSYGHSGVQLKTLERLVDFYNNDILPIIYTQGSLGASGDLAPLAHMSLPLIGEGVVLFEGKKTASAEVLKHFNWEPIVLQSKEGLALLNGTQFMSAYGAHILIKAYKYSYLADLIGTISLEGFDGRIEPFNELIHYIRPHKGQIITAQRITEFLEGSEIIAQEKKHVQDPYSFRCMPQVHGASKDAIDYVRKVFKTEINSVTDNPNIFIEADQIISGGNFHGQPLALALDFMAIALAELGSISERRTYQLISGLRNLPAFLVDNPGLNSGLMIPQYTAASIASQNKQLATPASIDSIVSSNGQEDHVSMGANGATKALRILDNLERILAIELLNASQAIAYREPLKSSDFIEMFLSSYREVVPLVKEDRILHNDIENTVLFLESFQIENDLLTMA
- a CDS encoding DUF47 domain-containing protein, with the translated sequence MSINSIFQFLVPKDKKFFPLFEEASSNLIELASNLHEAVNLPLKEREILFQKIDELEQKGEDITRQTNLELSRNFITPFDREDIHTLITSIDNVADYLHGASSRMRLYQVDKITKSIRKMTEINLEACQNIDSAVKELRNLQNFKVIKDACARINKLENKSDNVYNKAVFEIFENETDAKNIIKYKEVLSVLESATDKCKSVANILESISVKHS
- a CDS encoding inorganic phosphate transporter; this encodes MTILILIIVLALIFDYINGFHDAANAIATVVATKVLTPFQAVVWAAFFNFLAYWVFGFGVADTVAKTADTMQIDLVVILAGVIAAICWNLLTWWLGIPSSSSHTLIGGFAGAAVAHAIAIHGFSGYVGADGATHHWYDIVSWYKAGKDGGVPSGVIIIIAFIVLAPLLGALASYLISIWLLNASRKSIGPKIFTIALMIATIWFVYVQMIPYEEIIKDGHKPRFASSVFWSVALEPHNIKWLLVAFIVLTVSGFCLIFSSLNLHQADAALKKMQLLSSAAFSLGHGGNDSQKVMGIIAAAVVVYINTNPGVHMDPWLDVVLPSEDGAFKMPPWIPLACYSAIAAGTLSGGWKIVKTMGSKITKVSSFEGVAAETAGALTLYFTEHLKIPVSTTHTITGSIIGVGLTKRVSAVRWGVTVSLIWAWILTIPISALLAGLVYFILSVFI
- a CDS encoding DUF421 domain-containing protein, translated to MIQFPYLDIIIRSAAVYFFMTIALRIFGKKELSQLNTADIILILLISNSVQNAMVGPDTSLLGGLVAALVLFVINFAIKKLTRNSKTISNLLLDKPEVLIHDGKLDFKALSRLDISHDELKEAVREHGLEHLTDVKLAMLEIDGTISIISADQKHLKQTHYKRKHNRKNLQNL
- the rimK gene encoding 30S ribosomal protein S6--L-glutamate ligase, whose amino-acid sequence is MLQNKVILGSEEWCSFPELGIPTIKARVDSGAKTSAMHALNIAPFIKNDANWVKFDINPIQNNIKTIIHCEAPLVDKRIVKSSSGFREHRYVIQTSLKIGDTKWPIEMTLTNRDSMGFRMLLGREAMSGRVLVDPEQKYLLGQPTPESLKELYQNSEKAKTGLRIGLLASNPELYSNKRIMEAGEMRGHEMHFLNIKECYMKLDAKKPEIHYRGGKILNEFDAIIPRIRPSITFYGCALTRQFEALKVFVLNSATAITQSRDKLYSLQLLLNSGIDIPTTGFANSPLDTDNLIKMVGGSPLIVKLLEGTQGKGVVLAETKKAAESVINAFKSLNANILVQEFIKEANGKDIRCFVIDGKVVAAIQREAMPGEFRANIHLGGTASVIKVTPEEKKIAIKAAKAMDLKVAGVDIIRSSKGPLLLEVNSSPGLEGIEGATNKDVAGEMIRAIEKNFKL